The Brevinematales bacterium genome window below encodes:
- a CDS encoding response regulator has product MDKLKVLIVDDEPPICNMVQRFLGMNNYESDTACNGKEALSKIQSGKYDIVLTDIKMPEMDGLTLMKLAKSVKPEIIFVIMSGYGTLDSAIECMKMGALNFIKKPISIVELIATIKKAEELIITRSVPVKMKPYLVHIDKELVISTRDLNSNLEMIVNYLVSELKELGSAKLSVDNMTMGLYEALSNAIEHGNLDLKKEISRENKVEVLDSFIKEKMEKLKLPQFANRKVTIKYIYSSEKFEFHIKDEGNGFDYKEFLKVIDQNIYNDSLNKGLFLIKNVVHEVGFNEKGNEIKLIFYHEKEDK; this is encoded by the coding sequence ATGGACAAGCTGAAAGTTCTGATTGTAGACGACGAACCCCCTATTTGTAATATGGTTCAGCGTTTCCTCGGAATGAATAATTATGAAAGCGATACCGCATGCAACGGTAAAGAAGCCCTGAGTAAGATCCAGAGCGGTAAATATGATATTGTGCTGACTGATATAAAAATGCCGGAGATGGACGGGCTGACGCTGATGAAACTCGCGAAGAGCGTCAAACCCGAGATAATATTCGTCATCATGAGCGGATATGGGACACTTGACAGCGCAATAGAATGTATGAAAATGGGCGCATTAAACTTTATAAAAAAGCCTATCAGCATTGTGGAATTAATCGCCACGATCAAGAAAGCGGAAGAATTGATTATTACGAGAAGCGTCCCGGTGAAAATGAAACCCTATCTGGTTCATATCGATAAAGAACTGGTTATATCTACCAGAGACCTGAACAGTAATCTTGAGATGATCGTTAACTATCTCGTATCCGAGTTAAAAGAACTTGGGAGCGCTAAATTATCTGTCGATAATATGACTATGGGGCTTTACGAGGCACTGAGCAATGCGATCGAGCATGGGAACCTTGACCTGAAGAAAGAAATCTCCCGCGAAAATAAAGTGGAAGTACTTGATTCCTTTATCAAAGAGAAAATGGAGAAATTGAAACTTCCCCAATTCGCGAATAGAAAAGTTACAATTAAGTATATTTATTCTTCTGAGAAATTCGAATTCCATATCAAGGACGAGGGCAACGGTTTCGATTATAAGGAGTTTTTAAAAGTTATCGATCAGAATATCTACAACGATAGCCTTAATAAAGGACTCTTTTTAATAAAGAATGTTGTGCATGAAGTGGGTTTTAATGAAAAGGGAAATGAAATAAAACTAATATTTTATCATGAAAAGGAGGACAAATGA
- a CDS encoding HD domain-containing protein: MKKKGGIKARQDITELIQVMTSLTSEHNLERLLKLIVQSAMDITHSDAASLYLREKDLLRFVITSNKTLERRMGKKVFESTIKAFTVAISKKSISGFAAYTGKIVNIKDVYKIDGKPYSFNKSFDEINQYRSKAMLTVPLINREGSVVGILQLINKLTNKNKLSTYKKYDEEITISLGAQAAVALENVKLQDDLLKAHYDSIMRLSAANEFRDNETGFHVQRVSFYCELLARAFGLDEEYVKNIKYASPLHDVGKIGIPDNILKKPGRLTEEEYEIMKQHTLIGGKILVNADNDIMKLALELAISHHEKWDGTGYPNSLKGENIPLSGRITALADVFDALSNKRVYKPAFPLDKTFAIIEEQAGIHFDPQLAKVFLTIKDQVAEVYDRLKDSD, encoded by the coding sequence TTGAAAAAGAAAGGCGGCATCAAGGCACGACAGGATATCACAGAACTTATTCAGGTTATGACGTCCCTGACCAGTGAACACAACCTCGAGCGGCTTCTCAAGCTCATCGTTCAATCAGCCATGGATATCACTCATTCCGACGCTGCAAGCCTGTATCTCCGGGAAAAGGATTTGTTACGCTTCGTGATTACATCCAATAAAACCCTCGAACGCCGGATGGGGAAAAAGGTATTCGAGTCGACGATTAAGGCATTTACGGTCGCTATTTCCAAAAAAAGTATCTCAGGCTTCGCGGCATATACCGGAAAGATCGTAAATATTAAAGATGTTTATAAGATCGACGGTAAGCCCTACTCGTTCAATAAATCGTTCGACGAGATCAACCAGTACCGTTCCAAGGCTATGCTGACCGTGCCTCTTATCAACCGCGAGGGTTCGGTCGTAGGCATTCTCCAGCTCATCAACAAGTTGACCAATAAGAATAAGCTATCCACCTATAAAAAATATGACGAAGAAATCACGATTTCCCTCGGAGCACAAGCGGCGGTCGCGCTCGAAAATGTGAAGCTCCAGGACGACCTGCTGAAGGCTCACTATGACTCGATTATGCGGTTATCCGCCGCTAACGAATTCCGCGATAACGAGACGGGATTTCATGTTCAACGGGTCAGCTTCTACTGCGAACTCCTAGCGCGCGCATTCGGCTTGGACGAGGAATATGTGAAAAACATCAAGTACGCGAGCCCTTTGCACGATGTAGGGAAAATCGGTATCCCGGATAATATCCTGAAGAAGCCAGGCCGTCTTACCGAAGAAGAGTACGAAATAATGAAGCAGCACACCCTCATCGGCGGAAAAATACTGGTCAACGCGGATAACGATATTATGAAGCTCGCGCTCGAGCTCGCGATATCCCACCATGAAAAGTGGGACGGGACCGGGTATCCGAATTCGCTCAAGGGCGAAAATATCCCGTTATCAGGGCGTATCACCGCTCTCGCGGACGTTTTCGACGCGTTATCCAATAAACGCGTCTATAAGCCGGCATTCCCGCTCGATAAGACTTTT
- a CDS encoding tetratricopeptide repeat protein yields the protein MKKIYTLLILLVGLGAIFAQQGTELPGPTQTKPASLEKQYLDAIDANPKNAQAYWGLIKLYKTSGKEDSLIKIALKAIQYLGDDPELYAIIGDTYKDKGDFSKSLSYYQMALKISPISSGLYNRMGLTLLKMENYHQAEVAFKAAIFFVGNENNVAKGRYYNNLGVSFEARQDHEMAAVFFKKALKLDPSHPYALSNLQRIENSLSPNTPQ from the coding sequence ATGAAAAAAATATACACCCTTTTAATCTTATTAGTAGGTTTAGGGGCGATTTTTGCTCAGCAGGGTACGGAATTACCGGGGCCGACTCAGACTAAGCCGGCTTCATTAGAAAAACAATATCTCGACGCAATTGACGCGAACCCTAAGAACGCGCAGGCGTACTGGGGGCTTATTAAGCTGTATAAGACTTCCGGAAAAGAAGACAGCCTTATAAAAATCGCGCTCAAAGCTATTCAGTACCTTGGAGACGACCCTGAACTATATGCCATTATCGGGGACACTTATAAAGATAAAGGGGACTTTTCCAAATCCCTTTCATACTACCAGATGGCTTTGAAGATATCCCCTATTTCGTCCGGGCTCTATAACCGGATGGGATTGACCCTTCTGAAAATGGAAAACTACCATCAGGCCGAGGTCGCGTTTAAGGCCGCTATCTTCTTTGTCGGTAACGAGAACAATGTCGCGAAGGGACGTTATTATAACAATCTTGGGGTTTCGTTCGAGGCGCGTCAGGATCATGAAATGGCCGCGGTATTCTTTAAAAAAGCCCTGAAGCTCGATCCGTCGCACCCCTATGCGCTCAGTAATTTGCAGAGAATCGAAAACTCTCTCTCGCCAAACACTCCGCAATGA